Proteins from a single region of Thunnus maccoyii chromosome 23, fThuMac1.1, whole genome shotgun sequence:
- the LOC121891040 gene encoding erythroblast NAD(P)(+)--arginine ADP-ribosyltransferase-like — translation MKAHLLIFAAVLLVPCWTMPAGQWKAPSSIPLNMVPDAVDDMYYGCTEKMERRVKKEYFRKEFVGTFKIAWENAEKCSNKYSQDLTKNQRQAICVYTSNDIYAEFNNAVRTGRSIYGSSFRFHSLHFWLTTAIQKLNKKYRCYNTYRRTRAAYTGKVNDIIRFGTFASSSFRTDLKQFGSKTCFQIKTCFGAYVKHYSYYPNEDEVLIPPYETFKITNIINGQGKFPVLSDCEKVFTLKSSVTRSNLNCKAAYRLWGGVFSN, via the exons ATGAAGGCTCACCTGCTGATCTTTGCTGCAGTACTTCTGGTCCCTTGCTGGACGATGCCTGCGGGTCAATGGAAG GCCCCCAGCTCCATTCCACTGAACATGGTTCCTGATGCTGTTGATGACATGTACTATGGCTGCACCGAGAAAATGGAGAGGAGGGTCAAGAAAGAATATTTCAGAAAAGAGTTTGTGGGAACATTTAAAATTGCCTGggaaaatgcagaaaaatgttcaaacaaaTACTCACAGGATCTCACCAAAAACCAGCGGCAGGCAATCTGTGTCTATACATCCAACGACATTTATGCAGAATTCAATAATGCAGTCCGGACTGGTAGGAGCATCTATGGCAGCTCCTTCCGATTCCATTCTTTACATTTCTGGCTGACTACTGCCATACAAAAGCTGAATAAAAAATATCGCTGTTACAATACTTATCGAAGAACCAGGGCCGCATATACTGGCAAAGTTAACGACATAATTAGGTTTGGTACGTTTGCCTCCAGCTCTTTCAGAACAGACCTTAAACAGTTCGGTAGCAAGACCTGCTTTCAAATTAAGACCTGTTTTGGAGCGTATGTGAAGCATTATTCATATTATCCAAATGAGGATGAGGTGCTTATTCCCCCCTATGAAACATTCAAGATAACCAACATTATTAACGGTCAGGGTAAATTTCCAGTTCTGAGTGATTGTGAGAAGGTCTTTACTTTGAAGAGTTCAGTAACTAGGAGTAACCTAAACTGCAAAGCTGCATACAGATTATGGGGCGGAGTTTTCTCCAACTGA